From Argopecten irradians isolate NY chromosome 2, Ai_NY, whole genome shotgun sequence, the proteins below share one genomic window:
- the LOC138315653 gene encoding uncharacterized protein SCO4629-like, giving the protein MFSGKVGVLTQGKWIKTEAEVFRDRALSRGVPHDRILMELEATNTGENVKFSYRVLEANGLLDTLRSIILVQMPHMERRVYATFMKQWPGDPTELDILVTSPPIPLLKYPNPDVGSLKNVVTVMMGCLYRLKVYPKIGFQIYQQIPEDVWNDYLYLLRSGKYSGHIPR; this is encoded by the coding sequence GTAAGTGGATAAAGACAGAAGCAGAAGTGTTCAGAGACCGAGCTTTGTCGAGAGGTGTACCACATGATCGCATACTCATGGAGTTAGAGGCCACAAATACCGGGGAAAACGTCAAATTCTCCTACAGAGTCCTGGAAGCAAACGGCTTACTGGACACTCTCCGGAGCATTATTTTAGTGCAAATGCCCCACATGGAAAGGCGAGTGTATGCAACATTTATGAAACAATGGCCAGGGGACCCGACGGAACTTGACATTTTAGTGACGTCACCGCCGATACCACTACTGAAATATCCGAATCCTGACGTAGGCTCGCTTAAAAATGTGGTGACCGTTATGATGGGATGTCTTTACAGATTAAAAGTTTATCCTAAAATAGGATTCCAGATTTATCAACAGATTCCTGAAGATGTATGGAACGATTATCTTTATCTTCTTCGTTCAGGTAAATACAGCGGTCATATACCCcggtga